The proteins below come from a single Coleofasciculus chthonoplastes PCC 7420 genomic window:
- a CDS encoding NACHT domain-containing protein codes for MISSHDTHTEDTRPLNRDPKIESVCRFLEDIESHFKYKTLLHTQHPISRKSLYVPIQVTRERNYRHEVETFWGYAESEAELKRAYAIKNRDVEAKRYRVPWEQAKKNYQRLMVLADPGMGKSALLRREAALTAASERQKLVDAQITVEDVVFPLFIRLVDLHETADDIAVAIASLVQRDYPTTWADIQPWLQAKLRQGKCLLLFNALDEVPKRDRNALATKLNQFLETHPCPIICTSRIVGYGGAFINGAKEVEIIPLSQPQIERFIHAWFKHGTDSEKDGISAASLIEQLRQNPQLRGLAQNPRLLYLLCSLYYEQVLTLPARRSQIYQKTVEYLLSQWTHHRGSDSGVKIRLLEDLAYQFTCKGQEVFDSQELKQEIANALEQDQGLEPLRQQTPAQLLVQLSGEQGILHRLTQEGDRYVFIHRITQDYLTACYLQRVIQDNPSQGMALVKAHLWEYDWHQSISLLAGLMDDPIPLFQAIVQEKDDIFSTLLLLTGRAIAECKQLSHPLITEVIDHIYDLWHHYPFVGFIASTVVALGQTNSQMAEKLQQDLDEKQYYTRKDFVAALIAALGQIGSPSAVATLIKALNQGPWYVRGEAATALGYIGDAETVKALIPALRDEDTVVRGEAAAAMGRIGTSAAIQALIIALHDNDSYVRGEAAMALAQIGTPEALQELVKVLNHPDSFVRWQASGAIHLENPTVVQALIQALNHPQDQIREEAAMVLGKIATKETLEALIPALQDADPVVREEAAEALARSGNPQTLEVLIPALADTDPVVRQEAAAALGRMGTTPALTALIPILQDQDKRVRKQGIESLGRIGTPAALQALIPLLKDGDGDIRGATATALGRIGTAPALQALMPLLKDNDWFVREQAAMALSRIGTPQTLEALLQFPTTEIERPEILTLIRTLAVRFSREKSPLVPVYPELVGAMGGFRRLGRKLSGKR; via the coding sequence ATGATTAGTTCTCATGATACCCACACCGAGGACACTCGCCCACTGAACCGTGATCCGAAAATCGAATCCGTTTGCCGATTCTTGGAGGATATCGAATCCCATTTTAAATATAAAACCCTTTTACATACCCAGCACCCGATTTCCCGTAAATCTCTCTATGTCCCGATTCAAGTCACCCGTGAACGCAATTATCGTCATGAGGTGGAAACCTTCTGGGGATACGCGGAATCAGAAGCTGAACTGAAACGCGCTTATGCGATTAAAAATCGCGACGTAGAAGCCAAGCGTTATCGGGTTCCCTGGGAACAGGCAAAGAAAAACTATCAACGCTTGATGGTTTTGGCTGATCCGGGTATGGGGAAAAGTGCGCTACTCCGCCGGGAAGCCGCATTAACGGCAGCCAGTGAACGGCAGAAATTGGTGGATGCTCAAATTACCGTCGAGGATGTGGTTTTTCCCCTATTTATCCGCTTAGTGGATTTACATGAAACCGCAGATGATATTGCGGTGGCGATCGCATCCCTGGTTCAACGGGATTATCCCACAACCTGGGCGGATATTCAACCCTGGTTACAGGCGAAATTGCGTCAGGGGAAATGTCTGTTGTTGTTCAATGCATTAGATGAAGTTCCCAAACGCGATCGCAATGCCTTAGCCACGAAACTGAACCAATTCCTGGAAACCCATCCCTGTCCGATTATTTGTACCTCTCGGATTGTCGGGTATGGTGGCGCGTTTATTAATGGGGCAAAGGAAGTGGAAATTATTCCCCTGAGTCAACCCCAGATTGAACGATTTATTCACGCCTGGTTTAAACATGGCACCGATTCAGAAAAAGACGGGATTTCGGCGGCTAGCTTAATTGAACAACTGCGACAAAATCCTCAACTGCGGGGCTTGGCACAAAATCCTCGATTACTTTATTTACTGTGCAGCTTATATTATGAGCAAGTTCTGACATTACCCGCCCGTCGCAGTCAAATTTATCAGAAAACCGTCGAGTATCTCCTGAGTCAATGGACGCACCATCGGGGGTCAGATAGTGGGGTGAAAATCCGCTTATTGGAAGACCTCGCCTATCAGTTTACCTGTAAAGGGCAGGAGGTGTTTGATTCTCAGGAATTGAAACAGGAAATCGCTAACGCCCTAGAACAGGATCAGGGGTTAGAACCCTTACGCCAACAAACCCCCGCCCAACTGTTGGTGCAACTGTCTGGAGAACAGGGGATTCTGCACCGCTTGACTCAAGAAGGCGATCGCTATGTGTTTATTCACCGGATTACCCAGGATTATTTAACCGCCTGTTATTTGCAGCGGGTGATTCAAGACAATCCCAGTCAGGGTATGGCGTTGGTGAAAGCCCATTTGTGGGAGTATGATTGGCATCAAAGCATTAGTCTCCTGGCGGGGTTAATGGATGATCCGATTCCCTTATTCCAAGCCATTGTTCAGGAAAAAGATGATATCTTCTCGACCTTACTCCTGTTAACTGGACGGGCGATCGCTGAATGTAAGCAATTGTCTCATCCTTTAATTACCGAAGTGATTGACCACATTTATGACTTGTGGCATCATTACCCCTTTGTTGGCTTCATTGCTTCTACCGTTGTCGCCTTGGGGCAAACCAATTCCCAGATGGCAGAGAAGTTACAGCAGGACTTGGATGAGAAACAATATTATACCCGTAAGGATTTCGTCGCGGCGTTAATTGCCGCCTTGGGTCAAATTGGCAGTCCCTCCGCCGTCGCTACGTTAATTAAAGCCCTAAATCAGGGACCTTGGTATGTGCGCGGGGAAGCGGCGACTGCTTTGGGTTATATTGGCGATGCCGAAACCGTGAAAGCGTTAATCCCCGCCCTGCGGGATGAAGATACCGTGGTTCGGGGTGAAGCAGCAGCGGCGATGGGGCGGATTGGCACATCGGCGGCGATACAGGCGTTAATTATTGCCCTTCATGATAACGATAGTTATGTGCGGGGGGAAGCGGCGATGGCATTGGCGCAGATTGGCACACCAGAAGCCTTGCAGGAATTGGTTAAGGTGCTGAATCACCCGGATAGCTTTGTCCGTTGGCAAGCCAGTGGCGCGATTCATCTGGAAAATCCCACAGTCGTGCAGGCGTTAATCCAAGCCCTGAATCATCCCCAGGATCAGATTCGCGAAGAAGCGGCGATGGTATTGGGGAAAATTGCCACCAAGGAAACCTTAGAGGCGTTAATTCCGGCGCTGCAAGATGCTGATCCGGTGGTGCGAGAAGAAGCGGCGGAAGCTTTGGCGCGTTCTGGAAATCCTCAGACGTTGGAGGTGTTAATTCCAGCGTTAGCGGATACTGATCCGGTGGTGCGCCAGGAAGCAGCGGCGGCGTTAGGGCGGATGGGGACAACTCCGGCGTTAACCGCATTAATTCCGATTCTCCAGGATCAGGATAAACGGGTGCGAAAACAGGGAATTGAGTCATTGGGGAGAATTGGTACTCCAGCGGCGCTACAAGCGTTAATTCCCCTATTAAAAGATGGCGATGGCGATATCCGAGGCGCAACGGCGACAGCCTTGGGACGGATAGGTACTGCACCTGCTTTACAGGCATTAATGCCCTTGCTAAAGGATAATGACTGGTTTGTTCGGGAGCAAGCGGCAATGGCATTAAGTCGGATTGGCACCCCGCAGACATTGGAGGCGTTGTTGCAATTCCCGACAACTGAGATTGAACGCCCGGAAATCTTGACCTTGATTCGCACATTGGCGGTGCGGTTTAGTCGGGAGAAGTCCCCGTTAGTGCCAGTGTATCCGGAGTTAGTGGGAGCTATGGGGGGATTCCGTCGGTTGGGGCGGAAGTTGAGTGGAAAGCGATAA
- a CDS encoding GIY-YIG nuclease family protein: MNTYYVYIMTNRSKTLYTGVTNDLYRRVYEHKQKLIPGFTQKYNINRLVYYQETSDIREAIAREKQIKGWLRAKKIALIESINPQWRDLSADWFET; encoded by the coding sequence GTGAATACCTATTACGTCTACATAATGACGAATCGTTCAAAAACGCTTTATACTGGCGTAACAAATGATTTATATCGTCGCGTATACGAACATAAACAAAAGTTGATTCCTGGATTTACACAAAAATATAATATTAATCGACTCGTTTATTATCAGGAAACTTCAGATATCAGGGAAGCAATCGCCCGTGAAAAGCAGATTAAAGGGTGGTTACGTGCTAAAAAGATTGCTTTGATTGAATCGATCAATCCTCAATGGCGTGATTTGAGTGCAGATTGGTTTGAGACGTAG
- a CDS encoding SUMF1/EgtB/PvdO family nonheme iron enzyme yields the protein MTFTSIHACRKSIRQKMEKCRMGTLMLIEGIDETRFYRQAHSDFSPVGWHLGHIAFTEAYWILERYAGLKPLFPEYHRLFAADGLPKCDRQKLPSLAEIQDYLDIVRTQVFDYLEIAPLDHQERLWRWLVQHESQHTETIAFILQLHHLSTQGNTLCQTGRTPRSFILTESFVPQGDQTPDKGQMIEIPAGEFEMGSDEIDAMDNERPCDRVFLDTYWIDRYPVTCQQYRAFIEAGGYQNHNWWSVEGWKWLQDNPVAYPLYWSDEPFWDNHPVYGVSWYEAEAYANFVGKRLPSEAEWEKAASWDVQKGCRHIYPWGDTEPTSYSCNHDNTVGHTTPVNAYPQGKSASGCYDMLGNVWEWTATWFDGYKGFVSYPYRGYSQAYFDGEHRVLRGGSWTTRPWGMRCSFRNWYYPSVRQILAGFRCATDG from the coding sequence GTGACGTTTACATCAATTCATGCTTGTAGAAAAAGCATCCGTCAAAAGATGGAAAAATGCCGTATGGGTACGTTAATGCTAATTGAAGGGATTGACGAAACCCGATTTTATCGCCAAGCGCATTCGGATTTTAGTCCCGTGGGTTGGCATTTGGGTCATATTGCTTTTACGGAAGCGTACTGGATTCTAGAACGCTATGCTGGCTTAAAACCCCTGTTTCCAGAGTATCATCGGCTTTTTGCGGCGGATGGTTTACCCAAGTGCGATCGCCAAAAGTTACCGTCTCTGGCAGAAATTCAGGATTATCTGGATATCGTCAGAACTCAAGTCTTTGACTATCTGGAAATTGCCCCCCTGGATCACCAAGAACGCTTATGGCGATGGTTAGTGCAGCATGAGAGTCAACATACTGAAACCATTGCCTTTATCTTGCAATTACACCACCTATCGACTCAAGGTAATACCCTGTGCCAAACTGGACGTACACCTAGGTCATTCATTCTGACTGAATCCTTTGTACCTCAAGGAGATCAGACGCCGGATAAAGGACAGATGATTGAAATTCCGGCGGGTGAGTTTGAGATGGGAAGCGACGAGATTGATGCTATGGATAACGAACGTCCGTGCGATCGCGTTTTTTTAGATACCTACTGGATTGATCGCTACCCGGTTACCTGTCAACAGTATCGGGCTTTTATTGAAGCGGGGGGATATCAAAATCATAACTGGTGGTCTGTGGAAGGATGGAAATGGTTGCAGGATAATCCTGTCGCCTATCCCCTCTATTGGTCCGATGAACCCTTTTGGGATAATCATCCGGTTTATGGGGTGAGTTGGTATGAAGCCGAGGCTTATGCTAATTTTGTCGGCAAGCGATTACCCAGTGAAGCGGAATGGGAAAAAGCGGCAAGTTGGGATGTACAAAAGGGATGTCGTCACATCTATCCCTGGGGTGATACGGAACCCACATCCTATTCTTGTAATCACGATAATACGGTAGGACATACGACTCCGGTTAATGCCTATCCCCAAGGAAAAAGTGCATCAGGTTGCTACGACATGCTGGGGAATGTTTGGGAATGGACAGCCACTTGGTTTGACGGATACAAAGGATTTGTCAGTTATCCCTATCGCGGCTATTCTCAAGCCTATTTTGATGGCGAACATCGAGTTTTGCGCGGTGGTAGCTGGACAACTCGTCCGTGGGGGATGCGATGTAGTTTCCGCAATTGGTATTATCCCAGTGTGCGTCAAATTTTGGCTGGATTTCGCTGTGCGACGGATGGATAA
- a CDS encoding NAD(P)H-quinone oxidoreductase subunit H — protein sequence MAQIETRTDPMVLNLGPHHPSMHGVLRLIVTLDGEDVIDCEPVIGYLHRGMEKIAENRTNIMYVPYVSRWDYAAGMFNEAITVNAPEKLADIEVPKRASYIRVIMLELNRIANHLLWLGPFLADVGAQTPFFYIFRERELIYDLWEAASGQRLINNNYFRIGGVAVDIPYGWVDKCEDFCDYFAPKVDEYERLITNNPIFRRRVEGVGTITRDEAINWGLSGPMLRGSGVKWDLRKVDHYECYDDFDWDIHWETAGDCLARYLVRIREMRESLKIIRQALKGLPGGPYENLEAKRIAEGKKSKWNDFEYQFSGKKIPPTFKIPQGEHYVRLESGKGELGIFIIGDDNIFPWRWKIRPPDFNNLQIVPHILRGVKVADIMAILGSVDVIMGSVDR from the coding sequence ATGGCACAAATCGAAACTAGAACCGACCCAATGGTTCTCAACTTGGGTCCTCACCATCCGTCCATGCACGGCGTTCTCCGCTTAATCGTCACTTTAGACGGGGAGGATGTGATCGATTGCGAACCGGTTATCGGCTACCTGCATCGCGGTATGGAGAAAATAGCCGAGAACCGCACGAATATTATGTATGTCCCCTACGTGAGTCGGTGGGACTATGCAGCGGGTATGTTTAACGAAGCGATTACCGTTAACGCCCCGGAAAAGTTAGCGGATATTGAAGTACCCAAACGCGCCAGCTATATCCGCGTGATTATGCTGGAGTTGAATCGCATCGCTAATCACCTGCTGTGGTTAGGACCTTTTCTGGCGGATGTGGGGGCGCAAACGCCTTTCTTTTACATCTTCCGGGAACGGGAATTAATTTACGACTTGTGGGAAGCCGCCAGCGGACAACGCCTGATTAATAATAATTACTTCCGTATTGGTGGAGTAGCGGTTGATATTCCTTATGGGTGGGTTGACAAATGTGAAGACTTTTGCGATTACTTCGCCCCTAAAGTCGATGAATACGAACGCTTAATTACCAACAACCCCATCTTCCGCCGTCGCGTTGAAGGGGTGGGTACGATTACCCGTGACGAAGCAATTAACTGGGGACTGTCAGGTCCAATGTTGCGGGGGTCTGGCGTGAAGTGGGACTTGCGGAAAGTTGACCACTACGAATGTTATGACGACTTTGATTGGGATATCCATTGGGAAACCGCTGGGGATTGTCTCGCCCGGTATTTAGTTCGGATTCGGGAAATGCGGGAATCCCTAAAAATTATTCGTCAGGCATTAAAAGGATTACCGGGTGGTCCTTATGAAAATCTGGAAGCCAAACGTATCGCTGAAGGCAAGAAATCTAAGTGGAATGATTTTGAGTATCAGTTTAGTGGTAAGAAAATTCCGCCAACCTTTAAGATTCCCCAGGGTGAACATTATGTTCGCCTAGAAAGTGGAAAGGGAGAATTGGGCATTTTCATTATTGGGGATGATAATATCTTTCCCTGGCGTTGGAAGATTCGTCCACCGGATTTCAACAACTTGCAAATTGTACCCCATATTTTGCGGGGAGTGAAAGTGGCAGATATTATGGCGATTCTTGGTAGTGTTGACGTAATCATGGGTTCAGTAGACCGCTGA
- the rsmH gene encoding 16S rRNA (cytosine(1402)-N(4))-methyltransferase RsmH yields the protein MEFDAQTAQFFHRSVLSQELIAGLAIRPGGHYLDATVGGGGHSELILSAAPDVRVTAIDQDAQAIAAAQTRLASYGDRIQFWRGNFVDYQPPESLFDGIIADLGVSSAQLDIPDRGFSFRHQAPLDMRMDQRQSLTAAQIINHWDETQLANTIYEYGEERLSRRIARAIVERRPFETTTQLAEAIARSVPKKYRYGRIHPATRTFQALRIAVNQELSSLEKFLNCAPRWLKPGGRIGIISFHSLEDRLVKHHLRDSPILRVLTKKPITPQPTERDENPRARSAKLRLAERL from the coding sequence ATGGAGTTTGACGCGCAAACAGCGCAGTTTTTTCATCGTTCAGTCTTAAGTCAGGAGTTAATCGCTGGATTGGCGATTCGTCCAGGTGGGCATTATTTGGACGCGACGGTGGGTGGAGGTGGACATAGTGAGTTAATTCTATCTGCTGCCCCAGATGTCCGTGTTACTGCGATTGACCAAGATGCCCAGGCGATCGCAGCCGCTCAAACTCGGTTAGCCTCTTATGGCGATCGCATCCAATTTTGGCGGGGGAATTTTGTGGACTATCAACCGCCCGAATCGTTATTTGATGGCATTATTGCTGATTTAGGGGTGAGTTCCGCCCAACTGGATATTCCCGATCGCGGCTTTAGTTTTCGCCATCAAGCCCCTCTAGATATGCGGATGGATCAACGCCAATCCTTAACCGCCGCCCAGATTATCAATCACTGGGATGAAACCCAACTGGCAAATACTATTTATGAGTATGGTGAAGAACGCTTATCCCGGCGGATTGCCCGGGCAATTGTGGAACGTCGCCCCTTTGAGACAACCACCCAATTAGCCGAGGCGATCGCGCGATCCGTTCCCAAAAAATACCGTTATGGTAGGATTCACCCCGCCACGCGCACCTTTCAAGCGCTTCGCATTGCCGTTAATCAAGAATTATCCTCCCTAGAAAAATTTCTCAATTGTGCGCCTAGATGGTTAAAACCAGGCGGCAGAATTGGTATTATTAGTTTTCACAGCTTGGAAGACCGTCTGGTTAAACACCACTTGCGGGATTCACCAATATTGCGGGTGCTTACCAAAAAACCCATAACTCCACAACCCACGGAACGGGATGAAAACCCCCGTGCTCGTTCTGCCAAGTTGAGATTGGCTGAGCGTCTTTGA